A part of Quatrionicoccus australiensis genomic DNA contains:
- a CDS encoding magnesium and cobalt transport protein CorA, whose translation MNDDIALNEVDELKDQLAEVQNLLGKHRLVEDMVRRQEMPRHDIVEGMVQKQHIAELHMLFGRLPTVSVALILSALSEEDRLTAWKEVGEEHQDDILELLSDEVREALVGDGHRPSRKIMVNAFSLQGGRLKQITVERSTDFASIKPIWVDLVAPTPRVREWVGQQFGLELPDPASLTDLEASARFYIEDNGELHLHSDFLLDMADESRNVAVAFILHDDILFSVRSEELPVFRLQRHRARTRPGYVTDAKDVLLDLYAADAEYSADALEDVYASLESVAKHVLSTHLPDEEAGSILAEIARQEDLNGRIRRNVLDTRRAVSFLMRGKLLEAAQQEDARQIMRDIESLDGHTSFLFGKINFLMDAVVGFININQNQRVSKLTKLSIVFMPINIVAGIGGMSEFSMMTQSIPWPLAYGVFTIGMGIVGWLTYLALRQGEQREARRKLKEASQLTGRPASTS comes from the coding sequence ATGAACGACGATATCGCCCTGAATGAAGTTGATGAACTGAAGGATCAACTGGCCGAGGTGCAGAACCTTCTGGGCAAGCATCGACTCGTCGAAGATATGGTGCGGCGCCAGGAAATGCCGCGCCACGACATCGTCGAAGGCATGGTGCAGAAACAGCATATCGCCGAGTTGCACATGCTGTTTGGCCGCCTGCCGACCGTCTCGGTTGCCCTCATTCTTTCCGCGCTCTCCGAAGAAGATCGCCTGACTGCCTGGAAGGAAGTCGGCGAAGAACATCAGGACGACATTCTCGAGCTGCTTTCGGATGAAGTGCGCGAAGCGCTGGTCGGTGATGGTCACCGGCCGAGCCGCAAGATCATGGTCAATGCCTTCAGCCTGCAGGGCGGGCGCCTGAAGCAGATTACCGTCGAGCGGTCGACCGATTTCGCCAGCATCAAGCCGATCTGGGTCGACCTGGTGGCACCGACGCCGCGCGTGCGCGAGTGGGTCGGCCAGCAGTTCGGTCTCGAACTGCCCGATCCGGCCAGCCTGACCGACCTTGAGGCGAGTGCCCGCTTCTATATCGAGGACAACGGCGAACTCCACCTGCACTCCGACTTCCTGCTCGACATGGCCGACGAGTCGCGCAACGTCGCGGTGGCCTTCATCCTGCACGATGACATCCTGTTCTCGGTACGTTCCGAAGAGTTGCCGGTTTTCCGCCTGCAGCGCCACCGGGCCCGCACGCGGCCGGGTTACGTGACCGATGCCAAGGACGTGCTGCTCGACCTCTATGCGGCCGATGCCGAATACTCCGCCGATGCGCTGGAAGACGTCTATGCCTCGCTGGAATCTGTTGCCAAGCACGTATTGTCCACGCATCTGCCCGACGAGGAAGCCGGTTCCATCCTGGCCGAAATCGCCCGCCAGGAAGACTTGAACGGGCGCATCCGGCGCAATGTGCTGGATACCCGTCGTGCCGTTTCCTTCCTGATGCGTGGCAAGCTGCTCGAAGCTGCCCAGCAGGAAGATGCACGCCAGATCATGCGCGACATCGAGTCGCTCGACGGTCACACCTCCTTCCTGTTCGGCAAGATCAACTTCCTGATGGATGCCGTCGTCGGTTTCATCAACATCAACCAGAATCAGCGCGTGTCGAAGCTGACCAAGCTGTCCATCGTTTTCATGCCGATCAACATCGTCGCCGGCATCGGTGGCATGTCGGAATTCTCGATGATGACGCAGAGCATTCCCTGGCCGCTGGCTTACGGCGTGTTCACCATCGGCATGGGCATCGTCGGCTGGCTGACCTATCTGGCACTGCGCCAGGGTGAACAGCGCGAAGCCCGGCGCAAGCTCAAGGAAGCCAGCCAACTGACCGGTCGACCGGCGTCGACCAGCTGA
- the mtgA gene encoding monofunctional biosynthetic peptidoglycan transglycosylase has translation MKTLGRWLKYGLLGLLGLFTLWQLWLLCWVLLWGWMNPGTTRFMEIRLAELREKKPDAQLKQQWVPYERISVHLKRAIIAAEDAKFVDHEGFDWDGIQKAMEKNQKKGRFVAGGSTISQQLAKNLFLTPNKSYFRKAEEAIITLMLENLWSKERIFEVYLNVIEWGNGVFGAEAAARHYYNISAAQLGPEQAARLAGMVPNPRYYDRNRGAPGLGRKTGIILGRMPGAEIP, from the coding sequence ATGAAAACGCTGGGCCGCTGGCTCAAATATGGCCTGCTCGGCCTGCTTGGCCTGTTCACCCTTTGGCAGCTCTGGCTGCTGTGCTGGGTGCTGCTCTGGGGCTGGATGAATCCGGGCACGACGCGGTTCATGGAGATCCGCCTCGCCGAGCTCAGGGAAAAAAAGCCGGATGCCCAGTTGAAGCAGCAGTGGGTGCCGTACGAGCGCATTTCGGTGCATCTGAAACGCGCCATCATTGCGGCCGAAGATGCCAAGTTCGTCGATCATGAAGGCTTCGACTGGGATGGCATCCAGAAAGCCATGGAAAAGAACCAGAAGAAAGGGCGTTTTGTCGCCGGTGGCTCGACGATCAGCCAGCAACTGGCGAAAAACCTGTTCCTGACGCCGAACAAGTCCTATTTCCGCAAGGCCGAGGAAGCCATCATCACCCTGATGCTGGAAAATCTGTGGAGCAAGGAGCGGATTTTCGAGGTCTATCTGAACGTGATCGAATGGGGCAACGGCGTCTTCGGGGCCGAGGCGGCGGCGCGGCATTACTACAACATCAGCGCAGCCCAGCTCGGGCCGGAACAGGCCGCGCGACTGGCCGGCATGGTGCCGAATCCGCGCTATTACGACCGCAATCGCGGTGCGCCCGGATTGGGGCGCAAAACGGGGATCATTCTCGGCCGCATGCCGGGCGCCGAAATTCCTTGA
- the aroE gene encoding shikimate dehydrogenase has translation MPDLYAVFGNPIAHSKSPAIHAAFAALTAQDLHYEARLAPVDGFATAISEFVAAGGKGANVTVPFKEDAFRLSTRLSERAARAGAVNTLQFAGGEIFGDNTDGAGLVRDITHNLGCSLAGKHILLLGAGGAARGVIAPLLAGGPASLFIANRSADKALALAAAFADLAAVGTGSFGETVGKSFDLVINATSASLAGASLPLPAGIFAPGCLAYDMMYGKGETPFLAQARAQGAARLADGLGMLAEQAAEAFFVWRGVRPETASVLAELRAGLAA, from the coding sequence ATGCCTGATCTCTACGCTGTCTTCGGCAATCCGATTGCCCATTCCAAATCGCCGGCCATCCACGCGGCTTTTGCCGCGCTGACGGCGCAGGATCTGCACTACGAAGCCCGCCTCGCACCGGTCGACGGCTTTGCAACGGCAATTTCCGAATTTGTCGCGGCCGGCGGCAAGGGCGCCAATGTCACCGTGCCCTTCAAGGAGGACGCCTTTCGCCTGAGCACCCGGCTCAGCGAGCGGGCGGCGCGGGCGGGGGCAGTCAATACGCTGCAGTTTGCCGGTGGCGAAATTTTCGGTGACAACACCGACGGCGCCGGACTGGTCCGCGACATCACGCACAATCTCGGCTGTTCGCTCGCCGGCAAGCACATCCTGCTGCTCGGTGCCGGCGGTGCAGCGCGTGGTGTCATTGCGCCCTTGCTGGCCGGCGGGCCGGCCAGCCTGTTCATTGCCAACCGCAGTGCCGACAAGGCGCTGGCGCTGGCGGCGGCGTTCGCCGATCTGGCGGCGGTTGGTACCGGCAGTTTCGGCGAAACGGTAGGTAAATCCTTCGATCTGGTGATCAATGCAACCTCGGCCAGTCTGGCTGGTGCCAGCCTGCCCTTGCCGGCCGGTATCTTTGCACCGGGCTGCCTGGCTTACGACATGATGTACGGCAAGGGCGAAACGCCTTTCCTGGCGCAGGCCCGAGCACAGGGTGCTGCGCGTCTGGCGGATGGTCTCGGCATGCTGGCCGAGCAGGCGGCCGAAGCCTTTTTCGTCTGGCGCGGCGTGCGGCCGGAAACGGCCAGCGTGCTCGCCGAACTGCGCGCCGGACTGGCTGCATGA
- a CDS encoding energy transducer TonB: MKSRNVSLRQRVTSVFSDVSPLALGIGVSVFLHAVVLTVQFKFPDAANAMREKALDIILVNAKSAKKPHDAQALAQSNLDGGGNTDENRRAKTPLPPTQQQVVGNDIQQMQRRVQELEAAQQKMLAQARSLHKVATGQTSSEQPTPVPSLSGLDLAESARAMARLEGEINKSVDEYNKRPRKKFIGARAEEYRFAQYIEDWRQKIERIGTLNYPDAARGKLYGTLVLTVVITADGHVSRVDINRSSGHKLLDDAARRIVQMASPYSPFPPDIRRDTDVLEITRTWYFAQGDQLSAK, from the coding sequence GTGAAATCGCGTAACGTCAGCCTGCGGCAACGTGTGACCTCCGTGTTTTCGGATGTGTCGCCGTTGGCGCTCGGTATCGGCGTTTCCGTTTTCCTGCACGCCGTCGTGTTGACCGTGCAGTTCAAGTTCCCGGATGCCGCCAACGCGATGCGCGAAAAGGCACTCGATATCATCCTGGTCAATGCCAAATCGGCGAAGAAGCCGCACGATGCGCAGGCGCTGGCCCAGAGCAATCTCGACGGTGGCGGCAATACCGATGAAAACCGGCGCGCCAAGACGCCCTTGCCGCCGACGCAGCAGCAGGTGGTCGGTAACGATATCCAGCAGATGCAGCGCCGCGTGCAGGAACTGGAAGCGGCACAGCAGAAAATGCTGGCCCAGGCGCGCAGCCTGCACAAGGTGGCGACCGGCCAGACGAGCAGCGAGCAGCCGACGCCGGTGCCCAGCCTGAGCGGTCTCGACCTCGCCGAGTCGGCGCGCGCGATGGCCCGGCTGGAAGGCGAGATCAACAAGTCGGTCGATGAGTACAACAAGCGGCCGCGCAAGAAATTCATCGGTGCACGCGCCGAGGAATACCGTTTTGCCCAGTACATCGAGGACTGGCGGCAGAAGATCGAGCGCATCGGCACGCTGAACTATCCGGATGCGGCGCGCGGCAAGTTGTACGGCACGCTGGTGCTGACTGTGGTCATCACCGCCGACGGCCATGTCTCGCGCGTCGATATCAACCGCTCTTCCGGTCACAAGCTGCTCGATGATGCGGCGCGCCGCATCGTCCAGATGGCCTCGCCCTATTCGCCCTTCCCGCCGGATATCCGGCGCGATACCGATGTTCTCGAAATCACCCGCACCTGGTATTTTGCCCAGGGCGATCAGCTCTCCGCCAAGTGA
- a CDS encoding ribonuclease catalytic domain-containing protein, whose protein sequence is MNVLFEEDGGFKAGNVMADNDSSLQVELPTGKRSKIKAATVLLRFEKPSSAALLEQAAPLAEEIEPDFLWECVNDGEFSFLDFARDYYGHEPNPVEATAVLLAVHAAPVYFHRKGKGRFRKAPADILAAALASLEKKRQQALTVESWIAELKEFRLPAAIGALTDALLYAPDRNKPETKAFETACAELGLSAAQMLFKCGAIKSAYFLHYRRFLHEQFPKGVNFPALDAPKLPRDLPRADVRAFSIDDANTTEIDDALSVVKLPGIGSRIGIHIAAPGLAIEHGSPLDGVARARLSTVYMPGNKITMLPDAVVQNYTLAGGVDCPAVSLYLTVNDSLEIVSHESRLEMVHIAANLRHHEIEPWFNAETINGPLPDAPFKDELVHLWHFANACEGRRGKPSAMQGINDYNFEIVGDLADPDACTVGISERKRGSPLDKLVAELMIVANSTWGGLLAEKNVACLYRAQTQGKVRMTTSPLPHEGLGVPQYAWMTSPLRRYCDLVNQWQLIACLKGETPAFAQKSAELFGAMRDFELTYAAYADFQRQMERYWCLRWLQQHNITEIDATVRREQSVKLDHLPLLLRVPSLPGDLPPGQRVRLAVESIDLLAPEVSCRFASLLGDTTAAEEAVEDEAP, encoded by the coding sequence ATGAATGTATTGTTCGAAGAAGATGGCGGCTTCAAGGCCGGCAATGTGATGGCCGACAACGACAGCTCGTTGCAGGTCGAGTTGCCGACGGGCAAGCGCAGCAAGATCAAGGCAGCAACCGTGTTGCTGCGGTTCGAGAAGCCCTCGTCGGCGGCCCTGCTGGAACAGGCCGCGCCGCTGGCCGAAGAGATCGAACCGGATTTTCTCTGGGAGTGTGTCAACGATGGCGAATTTTCGTTTCTTGATTTTGCCCGTGATTACTACGGACACGAGCCCAACCCGGTCGAAGCGACGGCGGTGCTGCTTGCCGTGCACGCCGCGCCCGTCTATTTCCATCGCAAAGGCAAGGGCCGCTTCCGCAAGGCGCCTGCCGACATTCTCGCAGCTGCTCTGGCCAGTCTTGAAAAAAAGCGTCAGCAAGCGCTCACGGTTGAAAGCTGGATCGCAGAACTGAAGGAATTCCGGCTGCCGGCGGCGATCGGTGCGCTGACCGATGCGCTGCTCTACGCGCCGGACCGCAACAAGCCGGAAACCAAGGCTTTCGAGACGGCCTGCGCCGAACTCGGCCTGTCGGCAGCGCAGATGCTGTTCAAGTGTGGCGCGATCAAGTCGGCCTACTTCCTGCACTACCGCCGCTTCCTGCACGAGCAGTTCCCCAAGGGCGTCAATTTCCCGGCGCTCGATGCGCCGAAGTTGCCGCGCGACCTGCCGCGCGCCGACGTGCGCGCCTTCTCGATCGACGATGCCAACACCACCGAGATCGACGATGCGTTGTCGGTCGTCAAATTGCCCGGCATCGGCTCGCGCATCGGCATCCACATCGCGGCGCCCGGCCTGGCCATCGAACATGGCTCGCCGCTCGACGGCGTGGCGCGTGCCCGCCTGTCCACGGTTTACATGCCGGGCAACAAGATCACCATGCTGCCCGATGCCGTGGTCCAGAACTACACGCTGGCCGGCGGCGTCGATTGCCCGGCGGTGTCGCTCTACCTGACGGTCAACGATTCGTTGGAGATCGTTTCGCACGAGTCGCGGCTGGAAATGGTGCACATCGCCGCCAATCTGCGCCATCACGAAATCGAGCCCTGGTTCAACGCCGAAACCATCAACGGCCCGCTGCCCGATGCGCCGTTCAAGGACGAACTGGTGCATCTCTGGCATTTTGCCAATGCCTGTGAAGGTCGCCGCGGCAAGCCGTCGGCGATGCAGGGCATCAACGACTATAACTTCGAGATCGTCGGCGATCTGGCCGATCCGGATGCGTGTACCGTCGGCATTTCCGAAAGGAAGCGCGGCAGTCCGCTCGACAAGCTGGTCGCCGAGCTGATGATCGTCGCCAATTCGACCTGGGGCGGCCTGCTCGCCGAGAAGAATGTTGCCTGCCTGTACCGCGCCCAGACGCAGGGCAAGGTGCGCATGACGACCTCGCCGCTGCCGCACGAAGGTCTGGGCGTGCCGCAATACGCCTGGATGACCTCGCCGCTGCGCCGCTACTGCGATCTGGTCAATCAATGGCAGCTGATCGCCTGTTTGAAGGGCGAAACCCCGGCCTTTGCGCAGAAATCGGCCGAATTGTTCGGCGCCATGCGCGATTTCGAGCTGACTTACGCTGCCTACGCCGATTTCCAGCGCCAGATGGAACGTTACTGGTGCCTGCGCTGGCTGCAGCAGCACAACATCACGGAAATCGACGCCACCGTGCGCCGCGAGCAGAGCGTCAAGCTCGACCATCTGCCGCTGCTGTTGCGCGTGCCGTCCCTGCCGGGTGACTTGCCGCCCGGCCAGCGCGTGCGTCTGGCCGTCGAGAGCATCGACCTGCTGGCGCCGGAAGTGAGCTGCCGTTTCGCCAGTTTGCTGGGGGATACGACAGCTGCTGAAGAGGCGGTGGAGGACGAGGCGCCGTGA
- a CDS encoding YqiA/YcfP family alpha/beta fold hydrolase gives MKSPGIIYLHGFCSSPASWKSRLLEAEMARRGLAEHFACPQLSPVPDEAMAAVSALVEAADGPLTLVGSSLGGHYANHLAENYGLNAVLINPATVDLLNLGKFVGEHANFHSGEPFVFTENHAAQLKAQVSRPTPARYWVLLEEGDEVLDYRQAQSFYAACRQTVLPDGDHGFTKFPDFVPQIIEYAGL, from the coding sequence TTGAAATCGCCCGGCATCATCTACCTGCACGGTTTCTGTTCTTCGCCGGCTTCGTGGAAATCGCGCCTGCTCGAAGCTGAGATGGCGCGGCGCGGGCTGGCGGAACACTTTGCCTGCCCGCAACTGTCGCCGGTGCCGGACGAGGCGATGGCTGCCGTTTCAGCGCTGGTCGAAGCCGCCGACGGCCCGTTGACGCTGGTTGGCTCCTCGCTGGGCGGGCATTACGCCAATCATCTGGCGGAGAACTACGGCCTGAATGCGGTATTGATCAATCCGGCAACGGTCGACCTCCTGAATCTGGGCAAATTCGTTGGCGAGCATGCCAACTTCCACAGCGGTGAACCCTTCGTTTTCACGGAAAACCATGCGGCACAACTGAAGGCGCAGGTCAGCCGGCCGACGCCGGCGCGCTACTGGGTGCTGCTGGAAGAGGGCGACGAGGTGCTCGATTACCGGCAGGCGCAGTCCTTTTACGCCGCTTGCCGGCAAACGGTCTTGCCGGATGGCGACCACGGCTTCACGAAGTTTCCTGATTTCGTGCCGCAAATCATTGAATACGCTGGGTTATAA
- a CDS encoding undecaprenyl-diphosphate phosphatase produces MDAILLLKALILGIVEGLTEFLPISSTGHLILAGDLLDFNDDRGKLFEIVIQSGAILAVVWEYRARLLTVARGALNEAAAQKFILNLFVAFLPLAVLGLAFGKAIKANLFNPYAVATTFILGAFVILWAEKREHKIRVQTVDEMSLLDALKMGLAQAVALIPGTSRSGATIIGGLLFGLSRQAATEFSFFLAIPTLSVATAYQLYKERALLNADDLGMWVVGFISAFVSAFLCVRWLLRYISSHDFTVFAWYRIVFGIVVLLTAQFGWVEWSAH; encoded by the coding sequence ATGGACGCGATTCTTCTCCTGAAAGCCCTGATCCTCGGCATTGTCGAGGGGCTGACCGAATTTCTGCCGATTTCCTCGACCGGGCACCTGATCCTGGCCGGCGATCTGCTCGATTTCAACGACGATCGCGGCAAGTTGTTCGAAATTGTCATCCAGTCCGGCGCCATCCTGGCGGTGGTCTGGGAATACCGGGCGCGTCTGCTCACGGTGGCACGCGGCGCCTTGAACGAAGCGGCGGCACAGAAATTCATCCTCAACCTGTTTGTTGCCTTCCTGCCGCTCGCCGTGCTCGGGCTGGCCTTCGGCAAGGCGATCAAGGCCAATCTGTTCAACCCGTATGCGGTGGCGACGACCTTCATCCTGGGCGCCTTCGTCATTCTCTGGGCGGAAAAGCGCGAACATAAAATCCGGGTCCAGACGGTAGACGAAATGAGCCTGCTCGATGCGCTGAAGATGGGGCTGGCGCAGGCTGTGGCGCTGATTCCCGGCACCTCGCGCTCGGGCGCGACGATCATCGGCGGCCTGCTGTTCGGGCTGTCGCGCCAGGCGGCGACCGAGTTTTCCTTTTTCCTCGCGATCCCGACCCTGAGCGTGGCGACGGCCTATCAGCTGTACAAGGAGCGCGCCCTGCTCAATGCCGACGATCTCGGCATGTGGGTGGTCGGTTTCATTTCTGCCTTCGTTTCGGCCTTCCTGTGCGTGCGCTGGCTGCTGCGTTACATCTCCAGCCACGATTTCACGGTGTTCGCCTGGTATCGCATCGTTTTCGGCATTGTCGTGCTGTTGACCGCCCAGTTCGGCTGGGTCGAGTGGTCGGCACATTGA
- a CDS encoding YkgJ family cysteine cluster protein, whose amino-acid sequence MPQVPESPVLDCRPSCGACCIAPSISSLDKPAGVPCRHLDADFRCLIFGRPERPACCGGLQPSVEMCGESREQALIWLANLEAATRPE is encoded by the coding sequence GTGCCCCAAGTCCCCGAATCTCCCGTACTCGATTGCCGCCCCAGCTGCGGCGCCTGCTGCATTGCGCCGTCGATTTCCTCGCTGGACAAGCCGGCTGGCGTGCCGTGCCGGCATCTGGATGCGGATTTTCGCTGCCTGATTTTCGGTCGACCGGAGCGGCCGGCCTGTTGCGGCGGCTTGCAGCCGTCGGTGGAAATGTGCGGCGAATCGCGTGAGCAGGCGCTCATTTGGCTGGCGAATCTGGAGGCGGCAACCCGTCCGGAATAG
- a CDS encoding ABC transporter permease — protein sequence MLLNALLLALREIRRNLLRSFLTVLGIVIGVGAVITMVTLGNGATKMVSDQISSLGSNLLMVMPGQRLGPGRDSAGAPKFKIADVEAIQQQVNGLKAVAPVVGSAVTLVAGTQNWSSTVSGTSNDYFISGNWKIAAGRQFNDDEERAGKAVCVIGNTVRKELFGAGNPVGSSIRVKTFDCEVIGLLVAKGQGGMGQDQDDTVLMPLRTAQRRLTGSLDIGNIMVSLKDSTNSTVAIAQIRSLLRERRKLAENADDNFNVMDTKQIAETLSGTIGTMTALLGAVAAVSLLVGGIGIMNIMLVSVTERTREIGIRLAIGALENEVLWQFLIEAVVLSAFGGLVGIALAFVACLGLSTLMHMPFLFNPAINLTAFGFSAAIGVIFGYVPARRAARLDPIEALRHE from the coding sequence ATGCTCCTGAACGCCCTCCTGCTCGCCCTGCGCGAGATCCGCCGCAACCTGTTGCGCTCCTTCCTGACCGTGCTCGGCATCGTGATCGGCGTCGGCGCGGTGATCACCATGGTGACGCTGGGCAACGGCGCGACGAAAATGGTCTCCGACCAGATTTCCAGTCTCGGCAGCAACCTGCTGATGGTCATGCCCGGCCAGCGCCTCGGTCCGGGCCGCGACAGCGCTGGCGCGCCCAAATTCAAGATCGCCGACGTCGAAGCCATCCAGCAGCAGGTCAATGGCCTCAAGGCTGTCGCACCCGTGGTCGGCAGCGCCGTGACGCTGGTCGCCGGCACCCAGAACTGGTCGTCGACGGTGAGCGGCACGAGCAACGACTACTTCATCTCCGGCAACTGGAAAATCGCCGCCGGGCGGCAGTTCAACGACGACGAGGAACGCGCCGGCAAGGCCGTCTGCGTGATCGGCAATACGGTCAGGAAGGAGCTGTTCGGCGCCGGCAACCCGGTCGGCAGCAGCATTCGCGTCAAGACCTTCGACTGCGAGGTGATCGGTCTGCTCGTTGCCAAGGGCCAGGGCGGCATGGGGCAGGATCAGGACGATACCGTGCTGATGCCGCTGCGCACCGCGCAACGCCGGCTGACCGGCTCGCTCGATATCGGCAACATCATGGTCTCGCTCAAGGACAGCACCAATTCGACCGTCGCCATCGCCCAGATCCGCAGCCTGCTGCGCGAACGCCGCAAGCTGGCCGAAAACGCCGACGACAATTTCAACGTGATGGACACCAAGCAGATCGCCGAAACCCTGTCCGGCACCATCGGCACGATGACCGCGCTGCTCGGCGCGGTCGCCGCGGTCAGCCTGCTGGTCGGCGGCATCGGCATCATGAACATCATGCTGGTGTCGGTCACCGAACGCACCCGCGAGATCGGCATCCGGCTGGCCATCGGCGCGCTGGAAAACGAGGTGCTCTGGCAATTCCTCATCGAAGCCGTCGTCCTCTCCGCCTTCGGCGGCCTGGTCGGCATCGCCCTCGCCTTCGTCGCCTGCCTCGGGCTGTCCACGCTGATGCACATGCCCTTCCTGTTCAACCCGGCGATCAACCTGACCGCTTTCGGCTTCTCGGCAGCCATCGGCGTGATCTTCGGCTACGTCCCGGCGCGCCGGGCGGCCCGGCTTGATCCGATCGAGGCCTTACGGCATGAGTGA
- a CDS encoding ABC transporter ATP-binding protein: MNSPLIELRAITKTYGTGQTAFQALGGVDLKIASGEFVAVMGPSGSGKSTAMNLLGCLDTPTSGEYLFRGIHVEQLDRNQRALLRRQCLGFVFQGFNLLARTSAQENVELPLLYRGDPAEVRHAAARAALAKVGLDGWESHTPAELSGGQQQRVAIARAIVTSPLVLLADEPTGNLDSKRSHEIMELLGRLNSEQGITIIMVTHEPDMAQYARRIVHFVDGLVSSDSMQEATCS, from the coding sequence ATGAATTCGCCGCTGATCGAACTGCGCGCCATCACCAAGACCTACGGCACCGGCCAGACGGCGTTTCAGGCGCTGGGCGGCGTGGACCTGAAGATAGCGTCCGGCGAGTTTGTCGCCGTCATGGGGCCGTCCGGCTCCGGCAAGTCGACGGCAATGAACCTGCTCGGTTGCCTCGATACGCCGACTTCCGGTGAATACCTGTTCCGCGGCATCCACGTCGAACAGCTCGACCGCAACCAGCGTGCCCTGCTGCGCCGCCAGTGCCTGGGCTTCGTCTTCCAGGGCTTCAATCTGCTGGCGCGCACCTCGGCGCAGGAAAACGTCGAACTACCGCTGCTCTATCGCGGCGATCCGGCCGAAGTGCGCCACGCCGCCGCGCGCGCCGCGCTCGCCAAGGTCGGCCTCGACGGCTGGGAGTCGCATACCCCGGCCGAACTTTCCGGCGGCCAGCAGCAGCGCGTCGCGATTGCCCGCGCCATCGTCACCAGCCCGCTCGTGCTGCTCGCCGACGAGCCGACCGGCAACCTCGACAGCAAGCGCAGCCACGAAATCATGGAGCTGCTCGGACGACTGAACAGCGAACAGGGCATCACCATCATCATGGTCACGCATGAGCCGGACATGGCGCAGTACGCGCGCCGTATCGTGCATTTCGTCGACGGTCTGGTTAGCAGCGACAGCATGCAGGAGGCGACATGCTCCTGA
- a CDS encoding efflux RND transporter periplasmic adaptor subunit translates to MTPTDNSTEALNALLRNALPKSGGNRLKRWGLPAAGLFVAIVAGLLLAGGSKAPTGQFVSEEAVSGKLLVTASASGTLQPTKSVDVGSELSGTLASVLVLENDVVRKGQLLAQLDTAKLSDSVAKSQAALAAAEAGVALAQATVAESRASLSRMQRVAELSGGKVPAKSELDTAEATLARAIASEASARADVVQARATLKTDETNLGKATIRSPVDGVVLTRKVEPGQTVAAAMTTPVLFVLAEDLSKMELQVKVDEADVGNVKNGQKATFTVSAWPGRKFPAQIKRVGLGSTTTDNVVTYKTILQVNNDDLVLRPGMTATASIVTAERENALLVPNAALRFTPPGAGGAQMPERSFLSRMLPGPPPSPAKQKPVAAAGSGEAKVWVMSDSGPQAVAIKTGVSNGRQTEVLGGELKAGMAVITDYQEAKK, encoded by the coding sequence ATGACCCCGACCGACAATTCCACCGAAGCGCTCAACGCGCTGCTCCGCAACGCCCTGCCAAAAAGCGGCGGCAACCGTCTCAAACGCTGGGGTCTGCCGGCGGCCGGCCTGTTCGTCGCCATCGTGGCCGGCTTGCTGCTGGCCGGCGGCAGCAAGGCGCCGACCGGCCAGTTTGTCAGCGAAGAGGCGGTCAGCGGCAAGCTGCTGGTCACTGCCTCGGCGAGCGGCACGCTGCAACCGACCAAGTCGGTCGACGTCGGCTCCGAACTCTCGGGCACGCTGGCCAGCGTGCTGGTGCTCGAAAACGACGTGGTCAGGAAAGGCCAGTTGCTGGCCCAGCTCGATACCGCCAAGTTGAGCGATTCGGTCGCCAAGTCGCAGGCGGCGCTGGCTGCGGCCGAGGCCGGCGTCGCGCTGGCGCAGGCGACGGTTGCCGAAAGCCGGGCTTCCCTCAGCCGCATGCAGCGCGTCGCCGAACTCTCCGGCGGCAAGGTGCCGGCCAAGAGCGAACTCGATACCGCCGAGGCGACGCTGGCCCGCGCCATCGCCAGCGAGGCGAGTGCCCGGGCCGATGTCGTGCAGGCGCGGGCGACCCTGAAAACCGACGAAACCAATCTCGGCAAGGCGACCATCCGTTCGCCGGTCGATGGCGTCGTGCTGACCCGCAAGGTCGAGCCGGGCCAGACCGTGGCGGCGGCGATGACGACGCCGGTGCTGTTCGTGCTGGCTGAGGATTTGTCCAAGATGGAATTGCAGGTCAAGGTCGACGAGGCCGATGTCGGCAACGTTAAAAACGGGCAAAAAGCGACGTTTACCGTCTCGGCCTGGCCGGGACGCAAGTTTCCGGCGCAGATCAAGCGCGTCGGTCTCGGCTCGACGACGACCGACAATGTCGTCACCTACAAGACCATTTTGCAGGTCAATAACGACGATCTGGTGCTGCGTCCAGGCATGACGGCGACCGCCAGCATCGTCACCGCCGAGCGCGAGAACGCGCTGCTCGTGCCCAACGCGGCGCTGCGCTTCACGCCGCCCGGCGCCGGCGGTGCCCAGATGCCGGAGCGCAGTTTCCTGTCGCGCATGCTGCCCGGCCCGCCGCCCAGCCCGGCCAAGCAGAAGCCCGTTGCCGCCGCCGGCAGTGGCGAGGCGAAAGTCTGGGTGATGAGCGACAGCGGGCCGCAGGCGGTGGCGATCAAGACCGGCGTCAGCAACGGCCGCCAGACCGAAGTGCTCGGTGGCGAGTTGAAAGCCGGCATGGCGGTGATCACCGATTACCAGGAGGCGAAGAAGTGA